From the Hordeum vulgare subsp. vulgare chromosome 1H, MorexV3_pseudomolecules_assembly, whole genome shotgun sequence genome, the window CGACCGAACATCGGTTTTCAATGAATCAAACCTAAAAGTGTTTTAAGAACCGTGTGATAAATGACCAATAATATATATGAATGTAAACCAAACATCTCAACACCAAAACTTATATTCATCCGTTCCGCCTATGTTTTTGCCCCATAGCTATCCGCACCGGAACAAATCAGGATCGTCCAATTTCAATAGCAGCGAACGCTTCACACCGTTCCACGTCACGGATCCGAGCCACTTACCCCTCCACCAATCAGCGCTCACACCTCTCCCTGTATAAACCCACCCGCCCCTCTCCTTCCCGCACATCTCGTTCCAAATCTCCCAATCTTTCCCGCACAAACAAACCAGCGCCCCTTCCCTCGCCGCTCCCTCGAAGCAGCGATGCCCCCCAAGGCGGAGAAGAAGCCGGCGGCGAAGAagcccgcggaggaggagcccgccACTGAGAAGGCCGAGAAGGTCCCCGCCGGGAAGAAGCCCAAGGCCGAGAAGCGGCTGCCGGCGGGCAAGACCGCCTccaaggagggcggcggcgagaagaagggcaagaagaagggcaagaagagcGTGGAGACCTACAAGATCTACATCTTCAAGGTGCTCAAGCAGGTCCACCCCGACATCGGCATCTCCTCCAAGGCCATGTccatcatgaactccttcatcaacgaca encodes:
- the LOC123435801 gene encoding histone H2B.1-like, which codes for MPPKAEKKPAAKKPAEEEPATEKAEKVPAGKKPKAEKRLPAGKTASKEGGGEKKGKKKGKKSVETYKIYIFKVLKQVHPDIGISSKAMSIMNSFINDIFEKLAGEAAKLARYNKKPTITSREIQTSVRLVLPGELAKHAVSEGTKAVTKFTSS